One region of Kytococcus sedentarius DSM 20547 genomic DNA includes:
- the rpsT gene encoding 30S ribosomal protein S20 — protein sequence MANIKSQKKRVLTNAKRTERNRAYKSELRTWIRKFRAAAESGDATAAQDALQTASKKLDKAVSKGVIHKNQAANKKSAMAKRAAAL from the coding sequence GTGGCGAACATCAAGTCGCAGAAGAAGCGCGTTCTGACCAACGCGAAGCGCACCGAGCGCAACCGCGCGTACAAGTCGGAGCTGCGCACCTGGATCCGCAAGTTCCGTGCCGCCGCCGAGTCGGGCGACGCCACCGCGGCGCAGGACGCGCTGCAGACGGCCAGCAAGAAGCTGGACAAGGCCGTGAGCAAGGGCGTGATCCACAAGAACCAGGCCGCCAACAAGAAGTCGGCCATGGCGAAGCGGGCCGCGGCTCTCTGA
- a CDS encoding helix-hairpin-helix domain-containing protein produces MENEPEERVVWEPKRERNDAGQQPGRGPARGQAARVFSSAVEVPESVAGARWGVQASVLRWVALAALLLVVALGGWTWWSGRQAAPHPVERPADADVQGAETVASGEAGSAGAVGGDPAAPGPAGAQDPSPGADAGQDPASGAASAQAAATVHVVGEVRRPGVVRVPAGSRVGDAVEAAGGLTGQADEQRLNLARPVTDGEQILALRPGEEPPSPAAAGGPGAPGAGAPGAPAGGGAAGDGGPLDLNTADQAALEELPGVGPVTAEHILAWRKENGQFTTVDELMEVSGIGEKTLATLRPHVRVG; encoded by the coding sequence ATGGAGAACGAACCCGAGGAGCGGGTGGTCTGGGAACCGAAGCGGGAGCGGAACGACGCCGGGCAGCAGCCCGGACGTGGTCCGGCGCGCGGGCAGGCGGCCCGGGTGTTCTCGTCGGCGGTGGAGGTGCCGGAGTCGGTGGCCGGTGCCCGGTGGGGCGTCCAGGCCTCGGTCCTGCGATGGGTGGCGCTGGCAGCGCTCCTGCTGGTGGTGGCGCTGGGCGGGTGGACCTGGTGGTCCGGCCGGCAGGCAGCGCCGCACCCGGTCGAGCGGCCGGCGGACGCGGACGTTCAGGGTGCGGAGACGGTGGCCTCCGGGGAGGCAGGCTCGGCCGGCGCCGTCGGCGGTGACCCCGCGGCTCCGGGTCCGGCGGGTGCCCAGGACCCGTCCCCGGGCGCGGACGCCGGGCAGGACCCGGCGTCCGGCGCGGCGAGCGCCCAGGCCGCGGCGACCGTCCACGTCGTGGGGGAGGTCCGCCGCCCCGGGGTGGTGCGGGTGCCGGCCGGGAGCCGGGTTGGGGACGCGGTGGAGGCCGCCGGCGGTCTGACCGGGCAGGCGGACGAGCAGCGCCTCAACCTGGCCCGGCCGGTGACCGACGGGGAGCAGATCCTGGCGCTGCGTCCCGGCGAGGAGCCCCCGTCCCCGGCGGCTGCTGGTGGGCCCGGCGCTCCGGGGGCGGGTGCACCCGGTGCCCCGGCGGGCGGCGGCGCGGCGGGTGACGGGGGCCCGCTCGACCTCAACACCGCCGACCAGGCCGCGCTCGAGGAGCTTCCCGGCGTGGGGCCGGTGACCGCGGAGCACATCCTGGCCTGGCGGAAGGAGAACGGGCAGTTCACCACCGTGGACGAGCTGATGGAGGTCAGCGGCATCGGGGAGAAGACCCTGGCCACGCTGCGGCCGCACGTGAGGGTCGGGTGA
- a CDS encoding ComEC/Rec2 family competence protein — MSSHAAGARDRSRLDLRLLVPALVAWAVAAAGLAWGAPLRWACVGGCALVAAGGLWWFRRPGRDRARVGAAVLTLSGILTALLLGVSTLAETSRQQGLVARAIAEEAVVSAEVTLTADARRVVSEGRFGRSELVLLRARAHRIEHRGQESAANAPVLVIARPGSGWDELTWRTRLEVTGLVEPSDPGDDVVAVLSPAKGPQEVRPPGGGWRVAESLREGLRESMDPVWTDARGLVPGLVLGDTSLTPEELTEAMNETGMTHLSAVSGSNVAIVVGAVLWVCTGVGVPRRLRPWAAALALGGFVVLARPEPSVLRAGVMGGVALVGMTASRRAASLPALATSMVLLLVWDPWLARSYGFALSVLATLGLVLFVRPWAEALRRRWPAVPEPVAQALVIPVAAALTTAPVVAMLQGQVSVVGLLTNLAAAPLVAPATVGGVVVVLVHPVAEPLADAIAWVAAAPAQVIGWIARAGAAVPHGAVPWPADGRGGLVLAVVLALVVVSGPPLVRLLARPGRWRDMVTASAGCTALVLGVLWAGPRLPAAVPGLGSAGAATDWRVVMCDVGQGDAFLVRTAPDRAVLVDTGPPGARTPSCLRAAGVRALDAVVVTHAHADHSGNLGAVLDAVPVGAVWASPSELARPMQPGHPAEWREVARARGTPIEPFAAGDRVDLGAARLTAVWPRAGVDVAPDDRRNDGSLVLHAEVGAAGPAAGAAGGAWVPADGGAAPVRVLLTGDLEKTGGAAVQALTAEVPVDVLKVPHHGSARQGEALLARGAPLALVSAGRDNDHGHPAPATLERLDAAGSTVVGTVEHGDVAVGASDTGLWWARL; from the coding sequence GTGAGCAGCCACGCGGCCGGGGCACGTGACCGGTCACGGCTCGACCTCCGGCTGCTGGTCCCCGCGCTGGTCGCCTGGGCGGTGGCTGCCGCCGGCCTGGCCTGGGGCGCCCCGCTGCGCTGGGCCTGCGTCGGCGGGTGCGCCCTGGTGGCCGCCGGTGGCCTGTGGTGGTTCCGGCGGCCCGGGCGGGACCGCGCCCGGGTGGGGGCGGCGGTGCTCACGCTCAGCGGCATCCTCACTGCCCTGCTGCTGGGGGTCTCCACCCTGGCCGAGACCTCCCGGCAGCAGGGCCTGGTGGCCCGGGCCATCGCCGAGGAGGCGGTCGTCAGCGCCGAGGTCACCCTCACCGCCGACGCCCGGCGGGTGGTGAGCGAGGGGCGCTTCGGACGCAGCGAGCTGGTGCTGCTGCGGGCCCGGGCACACCGCATCGAGCACCGCGGGCAGGAGTCGGCGGCCAACGCGCCGGTGCTGGTGATCGCGCGGCCCGGCTCGGGCTGGGACGAGCTCACATGGCGCACCCGGCTGGAGGTGACCGGCCTGGTGGAGCCCAGCGACCCCGGGGACGACGTGGTGGCCGTGCTGTCGCCGGCGAAGGGGCCGCAGGAGGTCCGGCCGCCGGGCGGGGGCTGGCGGGTGGCCGAGAGCCTGCGCGAGGGGCTGCGTGAGTCGATGGACCCGGTCTGGACCGATGCCCGCGGCCTGGTGCCCGGCCTGGTCCTGGGCGACACCTCGCTGACGCCCGAGGAGCTCACCGAAGCCATGAACGAGACCGGCATGACCCACCTCAGCGCGGTGAGCGGGTCCAACGTCGCGATCGTGGTGGGTGCCGTGCTGTGGGTGTGCACGGGGGTGGGCGTGCCGCGACGCCTCAGACCGTGGGCGGCCGCGTTGGCGCTGGGAGGGTTCGTGGTGCTCGCGCGCCCCGAGCCGTCGGTGCTGCGCGCCGGGGTGATGGGCGGCGTGGCCCTGGTGGGCATGACCGCCTCGCGCCGGGCGGCCTCGCTGCCGGCACTGGCCACGAGCATGGTGCTCCTGCTGGTGTGGGACCCGTGGCTCGCGCGGTCCTACGGGTTCGCGCTCTCGGTGCTGGCCACGCTCGGCCTGGTGCTCTTCGTGCGGCCCTGGGCCGAGGCGCTGCGGCGGCGCTGGCCGGCGGTGCCCGAACCGGTGGCGCAGGCGTTGGTGATCCCGGTGGCCGCGGCGCTGACGACGGCCCCCGTGGTGGCGATGCTGCAGGGGCAGGTGAGTGTGGTGGGCCTGCTCACCAACCTGGCTGCGGCCCCGCTGGTGGCCCCGGCGACGGTCGGCGGTGTGGTGGTGGTGCTGGTGCACCCGGTGGCCGAGCCCCTCGCCGACGCCATCGCCTGGGTGGCCGCGGCTCCGGCGCAGGTGATCGGGTGGATTGCCCGGGCCGGGGCCGCGGTTCCCCACGGGGCGGTTCCCTGGCCCGCCGACGGCCGGGGAGGGCTCGTGCTGGCGGTGGTCCTGGCCCTGGTGGTTGTGAGCGGCCCCCCGCTGGTGCGTCTGCTGGCCCGGCCCGGCCGGTGGCGCGACATGGTGACGGCCTCGGCCGGGTGCACGGCGCTGGTGCTCGGGGTGCTCTGGGCCGGGCCGCGCCTCCCTGCGGCGGTGCCCGGCCTCGGCAGCGCCGGCGCCGCGACCGACTGGCGCGTGGTGATGTGCGACGTGGGCCAGGGGGACGCCTTCCTGGTGCGCACCGCTCCCGACCGTGCGGTACTGGTGGACACCGGACCCCCTGGCGCCCGCACGCCCTCCTGCCTGCGCGCAGCGGGGGTCCGTGCCCTGGATGCCGTGGTGGTCACCCACGCGCACGCCGACCACTCGGGGAACCTGGGAGCCGTGCTCGATGCGGTGCCCGTTGGCGCCGTCTGGGCGTCGCCGTCCGAGCTCGCCCGTCCGATGCAGCCGGGGCACCCCGCGGAGTGGCGGGAGGTCGCGCGCGCCCGGGGCACCCCCATCGAGCCGTTCGCCGCAGGGGACCGGGTGGACCTGGGTGCGGCCCGCCTGACGGCCGTGTGGCCCCGCGCCGGGGTGGACGTGGCCCCCGACGACCGCCGCAACGACGGCAGCCTCGTGCTCCACGCCGAGGTGGGAGCGGCCGGGCCGGCAGCAGGGGCGGCCGGCGGTGCCTGGGTCCCGGCAGACGGTGGTGCGGCACCGGTGCGGGTGTTGCTCACGGGGGACCTGGAGAAGACCGGTGGGGCGGCGGTACAGGCCCTGACCGCCGAGGTGCCCGTGGACGTGCTGAAGGTGCCGCACCACGGGTCGGCCCGCCAGGGGGAGGCACTGCTGGCCCGGGGCGCGCCGCTGGCGCTGGTGAGTGCCGGCCGCGACAACGACCACGGCCACCCGGCGCCGGCGACCCTGGAACGGCTCGACGCCGCGGGAAGCACCGTGGTCGGGACGGTCGAGCACGGAGACGTCGCCGTCGGGGCCAGTGACACGGGTCTGTGGTGGGCCCGCTTGTGA
- a CDS encoding DegV family protein, which produces MPQSVALVTDSTAELALALGDGGDASLGELGWGVGMVPLHVVVDGTSHREGVDLDAERLASALDSRAAVTTASPGPSEFEAAWRSALDAGAEHVVSVHLSSKMSATGDVARSTASMLELPVTVIDSRSVSGGLAAPVLAGARAAAAGADLDAVVDVVNRTIDRTQVRFVVESLDRLRRGGRIGAAQAFLGTALSVKPLLQVARDGSVDGWQKVRTLRAARQALLAWGQETATTAADAVIDSLTDDEFSDGEGTAVDVTVHHLERPETAKEMAAALRAAVDDTVAVRISRLGATVGAHTGVGTVAIVVSPRVEGDPGRWTPAP; this is translated from the coding sequence ATGCCGCAGTCCGTCGCGCTGGTCACCGACTCCACCGCCGAGCTCGCGCTCGCGCTGGGGGACGGCGGCGACGCGTCCCTCGGCGAGCTCGGCTGGGGCGTGGGCATGGTTCCGCTCCACGTCGTCGTGGACGGCACCAGCCACCGGGAGGGCGTTGACCTCGATGCGGAGCGCCTGGCCTCCGCGCTCGACTCCCGCGCCGCGGTGACCACCGCCTCGCCGGGGCCCTCGGAGTTCGAGGCCGCGTGGCGCTCGGCCCTGGACGCCGGGGCCGAGCACGTCGTCAGCGTCCACCTCTCGAGCAAGATGTCGGCGACCGGCGACGTGGCGCGGTCCACCGCATCGATGCTGGAGCTGCCGGTCACGGTGATCGACTCCCGGAGCGTCTCGGGCGGGCTGGCCGCGCCGGTGCTGGCCGGCGCGCGGGCCGCGGCGGCCGGGGCGGACCTGGACGCGGTGGTGGACGTGGTCAACCGGACCATCGACCGCACCCAGGTGCGCTTCGTGGTGGAGTCGCTCGACCGCCTGCGGCGAGGTGGCCGCATCGGGGCGGCGCAGGCCTTCCTGGGCACGGCGCTGTCGGTGAAGCCGTTGCTGCAGGTGGCCCGTGACGGGTCGGTGGACGGCTGGCAGAAGGTGCGCACCCTGCGGGCCGCCCGACAGGCCCTGCTCGCGTGGGGTCAGGAGACGGCCACGACGGCGGCGGACGCCGTCATCGACAGCCTCACCGACGACGAGTTCTCCGATGGTGAGGGCACCGCGGTGGACGTCACGGTGCACCACCTGGAGCGCCCCGAGACGGCGAAGGAGATGGCGGCGGCACTGCGGGCCGCGGTGGACGACACCGTCGCGGTGCGCATCAGCCGGCTGGGCGCCACGGTCGGCGCGCACACCGGGGTGGGGACGGTCGCCATCGTGGTCTCGCCGCGGGTGGAGGGCGACCCGGGGCGCTGGACGCCCGCACCCTGA
- a CDS encoding DUF559 domain-containing protein encodes MTRSEARAAGIPESVFQRAAQRWPRLLPGVYWTTPTVECLRFLADRGSSRSREWYVCGLVPWKVRVAAALARWPEARLGGLSAAHEQGWAAEPSGLSLLVPQKAVLSPPPGIRIRRESPGERLPSLPGTVRMTRVDDTVLDVVQGVGDDQLFTWLCRAVGSRRTTPVRLLERLGERGRLKGRALIVAALRDAAHGTASELERRYVNEVHRPHGLPRMAQQLPRPVRSADGGVGTGRVDVAYEAQRVVVELDGRLGHVGEGAFRDRRRDNVNQLDGWATLRFGWHDVVSDPCAVARDVALMLRHAGWLSGATACRRCRGTGAGVETGPGEW; translated from the coding sequence GTGACCCGTTCCGAGGCCCGCGCCGCTGGCATCCCGGAGAGTGTGTTCCAGCGCGCTGCCCAGCGGTGGCCGCGGCTCCTGCCCGGGGTCTACTGGACCACCCCGACCGTCGAGTGCCTGAGGTTCCTCGCGGACCGGGGCAGCAGCCGCTCCCGGGAGTGGTACGTGTGCGGTCTGGTCCCGTGGAAGGTGCGGGTTGCTGCAGCGCTGGCTCGTTGGCCGGAGGCGCGGCTCGGGGGACTGAGCGCCGCCCACGAGCAGGGGTGGGCCGCCGAACCGAGTGGCCTGAGCCTGCTCGTGCCGCAGAAGGCTGTGCTGAGCCCACCGCCGGGGATCCGCATCCGACGGGAGTCACCGGGCGAGAGACTGCCCTCCCTCCCGGGCACCGTGCGGATGACCCGTGTGGACGACACCGTGCTCGATGTGGTGCAGGGCGTCGGCGACGACCAACTGTTCACCTGGCTGTGCCGGGCAGTGGGTTCGCGGCGCACCACCCCCGTGCGGCTCCTGGAGCGGCTCGGCGAACGTGGTCGGTTGAAGGGGCGCGCCCTCATCGTGGCGGCGTTGCGGGATGCGGCCCACGGGACGGCGTCCGAGTTGGAGCGACGTTACGTGAATGAGGTGCATCGTCCGCACGGACTGCCGCGGATGGCGCAGCAGCTTCCTCGCCCCGTCAGGTCGGCGGACGGGGGCGTCGGGACGGGACGAGTGGACGTGGCCTATGAGGCACAGCGCGTGGTGGTGGAGCTGGACGGCCGGCTCGGTCACGTGGGGGAGGGCGCTTTCCGTGACCGTCGACGCGACAACGTCAACCAGCTGGACGGGTGGGCGACGCTGCGGTTCGGGTGGCACGACGTGGTCAGCGACCCCTGCGCGGTGGCGCGGGACGTGGCGCTGATGCTGCGCCATGCGGGGTGGCTCTCGGGGGCCACTGCCTGCCGCCGGTGCCGGGGTACTGGTGCCGGCGTGGAAACGGGCCCGGGGGAGTGGTGA
- the holA gene encoding DNA polymerase III subunit delta gives MAALPPLVLIKGPEDLLIDRAVEQVVESARAVDPEVDVVRVQAEAHTPGDVAMALSPSLFGGGTVVVVRNFEVAGEQLGDEVAAAVADPGEGNVLVVSHRSGTKHKRVLDAMARAHAHTIEAPALKRDGDKANFVQKEFRVARRRIDSDAVEVLVAAAGGDARTLAAACAQLIADTEGTVTTEEVNLYHGGKVETTGFKVAEAAFTGQRAEALRLVRHAMIGGLDPVPIVAVMAGQARQIGLVASAGNRGSAQVAKELGMAPFMVDKARRMMRGWDGERLGAAVTALARCDHEVKGAARDPHSAVERVVDEICRLHG, from the coding sequence ATGGCCGCGCTGCCCCCGCTGGTGCTGATCAAGGGCCCCGAGGACCTGTTGATCGACCGTGCCGTCGAGCAGGTGGTGGAGTCGGCGCGGGCCGTGGACCCGGAGGTCGACGTGGTGCGCGTGCAGGCGGAGGCCCATACCCCGGGGGACGTGGCGATGGCGCTGAGTCCCAGCCTGTTCGGGGGCGGGACGGTGGTGGTGGTGCGGAACTTCGAGGTGGCCGGCGAGCAGCTCGGCGACGAGGTGGCCGCGGCGGTGGCCGACCCCGGCGAGGGGAACGTGCTGGTGGTCTCGCACCGGTCGGGCACCAAGCACAAGCGGGTGCTGGACGCGATGGCGCGGGCGCACGCGCACACCATCGAGGCGCCGGCGCTGAAGCGGGACGGGGACAAGGCGAACTTCGTGCAGAAGGAGTTCCGGGTGGCGCGGCGCCGCATCGACAGCGATGCCGTCGAGGTGCTGGTGGCCGCGGCCGGAGGGGACGCGCGCACCCTGGCGGCGGCGTGTGCCCAGCTGATCGCGGACACCGAGGGGACGGTCACCACCGAGGAGGTGAACCTCTACCACGGGGGCAAGGTGGAGACGACGGGCTTCAAGGTGGCCGAGGCGGCCTTCACCGGGCAGCGGGCCGAGGCCCTGCGGCTGGTGCGGCACGCGATGATCGGCGGGCTGGACCCGGTGCCGATCGTGGCGGTGATGGCCGGGCAGGCGCGGCAGATCGGGTTGGTGGCCTCGGCGGGGAACCGCGGGTCGGCGCAGGTTGCCAAGGAGCTGGGCATGGCGCCGTTCATGGTGGACAAGGCACGGCGGATGATGAGGGGCTGGGACGGGGAGCGGCTCGGCGCGGCGGTGACGGCCCTGGCGCGGTGTGACCACGAGGTGAAGGGTGCGGCGCGGGACCCGCACTCGGCGGTGGAGCGGGTGGTGGACGAGATCTGCCGGCTGCACGGTTGA
- a CDS encoding LysR family transcriptional regulator, whose amino-acid sequence MIDTAGLRIMRAISEQGSFTAAAHSLGYTQPAISQMVRRLEGRIGTPLVERQGRTVRLTQAGQVLARHAVTVLSLLDTAEQELSALAGLQSGRVRVAAFPSSSAALVPHALRDLRAEHPAIEIQLTEAEPPESLAALRDGRCDLAVAFSHSGTPVGREVDDLAGLEIRDILTDEMLIALPEDHPQAGGDTVALAALADDPWIAGCARCRGHLMHLGQEAGFIPRVEFQTEDYVAVLGLVSAGLGAALVPRMVLRHVRHEGVVALPLSQRSERTIHAVTTADLLRVPAVAAMMDSLCRAAGEMAPEQVVTARDAGHPTTDDLAERFGG is encoded by the coding sequence ATGATTGACACGGCAGGGCTGCGCATCATGCGTGCCATCTCGGAGCAGGGGTCCTTCACGGCGGCTGCCCACTCACTGGGCTACACCCAGCCGGCCATCTCGCAGATGGTCCGGCGGCTGGAGGGACGTATCGGCACTCCTCTGGTGGAGCGCCAAGGACGGACCGTCCGGCTCACCCAAGCCGGGCAGGTCCTCGCCCGGCACGCTGTCACCGTGCTGAGCCTGCTCGACACCGCCGAGCAGGAGCTCAGCGCCCTGGCCGGACTGCAGTCCGGACGGGTGCGCGTGGCCGCGTTCCCCTCATCGAGCGCCGCCCTGGTGCCCCACGCCCTGCGCGACCTGCGCGCCGAGCACCCCGCCATCGAGATCCAGCTCACCGAGGCGGAGCCGCCGGAGTCGCTGGCCGCCCTGCGTGACGGCCGCTGCGACCTGGCCGTGGCCTTCTCCCACAGCGGCACCCCCGTGGGGCGCGAGGTGGACGACCTGGCCGGGCTGGAGATCCGCGACATCCTCACCGACGAGATGCTGATCGCCCTGCCGGAGGACCACCCCCAGGCGGGCGGCGACACCGTGGCCCTCGCCGCGCTGGCCGACGACCCCTGGATCGCTGGGTGCGCCCGCTGCCGCGGCCACCTGATGCACCTGGGCCAAGAGGCCGGGTTCATCCCCCGCGTCGAGTTCCAGACCGAGGACTACGTCGCGGTGCTGGGGCTGGTCTCCGCAGGGCTCGGGGCGGCGCTGGTGCCGCGGATGGTGCTGCGCCACGTCCGCCACGAGGGCGTGGTGGCGCTGCCGCTGAGCCAGCGCTCGGAGCGGACCATCCACGCAGTCACCACGGCGGACCTCCTGCGGGTGCCCGCCGTGGCCGCGATGATGGACTCGCTGTGCCGGGCGGCGGGCGAGATGGCCCCCGAGCAGGTCGTCACGGCCCGCGATGCCGGACACCCGACCACCGACGACCTCGCGGAGCGCTTCGGCGGCTGA
- the leuS gene encoding leucine--tRNA ligase — protein MSENDRNETPFRYTPQLANEIEARWQDRWAAEGTFRAPNPTGDLAPADPSEREAVAARPKVMIQDMFPYPSGAGLHVGHPLGFIATDVYARYQRTTGRNVLYTMGFDAFGLPAEQYAVATGQHPRTTTEANMETYRRQLRQLGLSHDDQRTFATIDPDYYRWTQWIFLQVYNSWYDPQAPGRRPGTTGRARPIEELEAAYASGEVPTPDGRPWDELDAGERADAVDARRLAYLSDAPVNWVPGLGTVVANEEVTADGRSERGNFPVFKRNLPQWMMRITAYADRLVDDLDRLQWPESVASMQRNWIGRSTGAAVFFEVAVPNAASLPADADGRTRLEVFTTRPDTLFGATFMVVAPEHPVADAVPAQWPEGTGEAWTGGHATPAEAVAAYRQAAARKSDLDRQADDRAKTGVFTGIWATNPVTEERVPVFMADYVLMGYGTGAIMAVPAQDQRDWDFATTYELPIVRTVQPSEGHDEDTAFTGEGPAINSANEQVDLNGLGVAEAKDRIIAHLESTGSGHRTITYKLRDWLFSRQRYWGEPFPIVWDADGRAHAVPADQLPVELPEVADYSPKTYDPEDWDTQPESPLGRNADWVNVTLDLGDGPQQYRRETNTMPNWAGSCWYELRYTDPTNDQAFVDPAVEEYWMGPGRGFGEGVADDPGGVDLYVGGVEHAVLHLLYARFWHKVLFDLGHLSSDEPFRRLFNQGMVQAFAFRDDRGQPVPAAEVTETQAPDHPRAQNGILYEWEGQPVTREYGKMGKSLKNVVTPDEMCAQYGADVFRVYEMSMGPLDASRPWETRAVVGSQRFLQRLWRAIVDETTGELLVTDDAAQDETLRALHRTIAGVADDFENLRFNTAVSKLIELTNTVTKLPAVPREVAEPLVQMVAPLAPHVAEELWSRLGHESSLATEPFPQADEAMLVAETVTCVVQIKGKVRDRLEVSPEIPADDLEAQALASERVQQFIDGAPVRKVIVKAPTLVNIVV, from the coding sequence ATGAGCGAGAACGACCGCAACGAGACCCCGTTCCGGTACACCCCGCAACTGGCCAACGAGATCGAGGCCCGCTGGCAGGACCGCTGGGCCGCTGAGGGCACCTTCCGGGCGCCCAACCCCACCGGTGACCTGGCCCCCGCGGACCCCTCCGAGCGCGAGGCCGTCGCCGCCCGCCCGAAGGTGATGATCCAGGACATGTTCCCGTACCCCTCGGGCGCGGGCCTGCACGTGGGCCACCCGCTGGGCTTCATCGCCACCGACGTCTACGCCCGCTACCAGCGCACCACCGGCCGCAACGTCCTCTACACGATGGGCTTCGACGCTTTCGGCCTGCCCGCGGAGCAGTATGCCGTCGCCACCGGCCAGCACCCGCGCACCACCACCGAGGCCAACATGGAGACCTACCGCCGGCAGCTGCGCCAGCTGGGTCTGAGCCACGACGACCAGCGCACCTTCGCCACCATCGACCCGGACTACTACCGCTGGACGCAGTGGATCTTCCTGCAGGTCTACAACTCCTGGTACGACCCCCAGGCCCCGGGTCGCCGCCCCGGCACCACGGGCCGCGCGCGCCCCATCGAGGAGCTGGAGGCCGCCTACGCGAGCGGCGAGGTGCCCACCCCCGACGGCCGCCCCTGGGACGAGCTCGATGCGGGGGAGCGCGCCGACGCGGTCGACGCCCGCCGTCTGGCCTACCTGAGCGACGCCCCGGTGAACTGGGTGCCGGGCCTGGGCACGGTGGTGGCCAACGAGGAGGTCACCGCCGACGGCCGTTCGGAGCGTGGCAACTTCCCGGTCTTCAAGCGCAACCTGCCGCAGTGGATGATGCGGATCACCGCTTACGCCGACCGCCTGGTCGATGACCTGGACCGCCTGCAGTGGCCCGAGTCGGTGGCCTCCATGCAGCGCAACTGGATCGGCCGCAGCACCGGCGCCGCCGTGTTCTTCGAGGTGGCCGTCCCCAACGCCGCCTCCCTGCCCGCCGATGCCGACGGCCGCACCCGGCTGGAGGTCTTCACCACCCGCCCGGACACCCTGTTCGGCGCCACCTTCATGGTCGTCGCCCCGGAGCACCCGGTGGCCGATGCGGTGCCGGCCCAGTGGCCGGAGGGCACCGGGGAGGCCTGGACCGGCGGGCACGCCACCCCGGCCGAGGCGGTCGCGGCCTACCGGCAGGCGGCTGCCCGCAAGTCCGACCTGGACCGGCAGGCGGACGACCGCGCCAAGACCGGCGTGTTCACCGGCATCTGGGCCACCAACCCGGTCACCGAGGAGCGTGTGCCGGTGTTCATGGCCGACTACGTGCTGATGGGGTACGGCACCGGAGCGATCATGGCTGTCCCCGCCCAGGACCAGCGCGACTGGGACTTCGCGACCACCTACGAGCTGCCGATCGTCCGCACCGTGCAGCCCAGCGAGGGCCACGACGAGGACACCGCCTTCACCGGTGAGGGCCCGGCGATCAACTCCGCCAACGAGCAGGTCGACCTGAACGGGCTGGGCGTCGCCGAGGCGAAGGACCGCATCATCGCCCACCTGGAGTCCACCGGGTCCGGGCACCGCACCATCACCTACAAGCTGCGGGACTGGCTGTTCAGCCGCCAGCGCTACTGGGGTGAGCCCTTCCCCATCGTGTGGGACGCCGACGGCCGCGCCCACGCGGTGCCGGCCGACCAGCTGCCCGTCGAGCTGCCCGAGGTGGCCGACTACAGCCCCAAGACCTACGACCCGGAGGACTGGGACACCCAGCCCGAGTCGCCGCTGGGCCGCAACGCCGACTGGGTGAACGTCACGCTCGACCTGGGAGACGGCCCCCAGCAGTACCGGCGCGAGACCAACACGATGCCCAACTGGGCTGGCTCCTGCTGGTACGAGCTGCGCTACACCGACCCCACCAACGACCAGGCCTTCGTGGACCCGGCGGTCGAGGAGTACTGGATGGGCCCGGGCCGCGGTTTCGGCGAGGGCGTCGCGGACGACCCCGGCGGCGTGGACCTGTACGTCGGCGGCGTGGAGCACGCGGTGCTGCACCTGCTGTACGCGCGCTTCTGGCACAAGGTGCTGTTCGACCTGGGCCACCTGAGCTCCGACGAGCCCTTCCGCCGCCTGTTCAACCAGGGCATGGTGCAGGCCTTCGCGTTCCGCGACGACCGGGGCCAGCCGGTGCCGGCGGCGGAGGTCACCGAGACCCAGGCCCCCGACCACCCCCGGGCGCAGAACGGCATCCTGTACGAGTGGGAGGGCCAGCCGGTCACCCGCGAGTACGGGAAGATGGGCAAGTCTCTGAAGAACGTGGTGACGCCGGATGAGATGTGCGCGCAGTACGGCGCGGACGTCTTCCGCGTCTACGAGATGTCGATGGGGCCGCTGGACGCCTCCCGCCCGTGGGAGACGCGGGCCGTGGTGGGTTCGCAGCGCTTCCTGCAGCGGCTGTGGCGCGCGATCGTGGACGAGACCACCGGTGAGCTGCTGGTGACCGACGACGCCGCCCAGGACGAGACCCTGCGCGCCCTGCACCGCACGATCGCGGGTGTGGCCGACGACTTCGAGAACCTGCGCTTCAACACGGCGGTCTCCAAGCTGATCGAGCTGACGAACACCGTCACCAAGCTGCCGGCCGTGCCGCGTGAGGTGGCCGAGCCGCTCGTGCAGATGGTGGCCCCGCTGGCCCCGCACGTCGCCGAGGAGCTGTGGAGCCGCCTGGGGCACGAGAGCTCCCTGGCCACCGAGCCCTTCCCCCAGGCCGATGAGGCGATGCTGGTGGCCGAGACGGTCACCTGCGTGGTGCAGATCAAGGGCAAGGTCCGTGACCGCCTCGAGGTCTCCCCGGAGATCCCCGCCGACGACCTGGAGGCGCAGGCACTGGCCAGCGAGCGGGTGCAGCAGTTCATCGACGGCGCGCCGGTGCGCAAGGTGATCGTGAAGGCCCCGACCCTCGTCAACATCGTGGTCTGA